A DNA window from Longimicrobium sp. contains the following coding sequences:
- a CDS encoding CatA-like O-acetyltransferase — translation MGHYIDLDRWARREHFHLFRGYDRPHFSVSTDVDVTALYEASRRPEGPSFILATLFAGMHAASATEAFRLRIRGERVWCHDTVSIGCTVLRPDRTFGFGYFPYDPSFSRFAADGRAELERARAGTSLLEDAREEDDAYLHSTVLPWIRFTSFTNALRREDSVPKLVFGQRFAVGDAWRMPVAVEVHHALVDGIDVGEFLKRLQDLLAKPPGE, via the coding sequence GTGGGGCACTACATCGACCTGGACCGCTGGGCCCGGCGGGAGCACTTCCACCTCTTCCGCGGCTACGACCGCCCACACTTCAGCGTCTCCACCGACGTGGACGTGACGGCGCTATACGAGGCGTCGCGCCGCCCCGAGGGCCCGTCGTTCATCCTGGCGACGCTCTTCGCGGGGATGCACGCGGCGAGCGCGACCGAGGCGTTCCGGCTGCGCATTCGCGGGGAGCGCGTCTGGTGCCACGACACGGTGTCGATCGGGTGCACGGTGCTCCGGCCGGACCGCACGTTTGGGTTTGGGTACTTTCCGTATGACCCGTCCTTCTCGCGCTTCGCCGCCGACGGACGCGCGGAGCTGGAGAGGGCGCGTGCGGGTACGTCGCTGCTGGAGGACGCGCGCGAGGAGGACGACGCCTACCTCCACAGCACGGTGCTGCCGTGGATCCGCTTCACCTCGTTCACCAACGCGCTGCGCCGGGAGGATTCCGTTCCCAAGCTCGTCTTCGGACAGCGGTTCGCGGTGGGGGACGCGTGGCGCATGCCGGTGGCGGTCGAGGTGCACCACGCGCTGGTGGACGGCATCGACGTGGGCGAGTTCCTGAAACGATTGCAGGATCTGCTCGCGAAACCGCCGGGCGAATAA
- a CDS encoding TonB-dependent receptor, with the protein MRYTGTIALIVALGAGGELAAQGGRPGAQAAQAAGQIRGIVVDAATGQPIRSASAEVRSAADSSLVNGALTGADGTFRIEGVRPGRYYLRVTALGHQASTRPGIAVSAEAPVASLGTIRLGTSAVQLEGVTVTAARREAALAPDRNTYTLRDMPAAAGGNAVDALRNVPSVEVDIDGRVSLRGNENVVVQINGRPSPMRGEQLGAFLAQLPANMVDRVEVIPNPSAKFDPEGMAGIVNVVLRQNTDLGTSGGITAGGGTTGQVNLSGNLGYQKGPLTLFGNYGFMRDDRETTGFTFRENRYLTPLTYLEQDAAGAFAPISHTLNTSAELKLSARDQIHTSLLLSTRSADRNDVNEYRELGASRELLGLRDRRANEEGSELGLDYVLGYRHTIRPRQNEFATELRFNRDNEDELTRYTEQALLPDGTAADELPFLETQGNDERTRNWTLTADYTRPLGERVRLETGYRGTMRRLNSDFTASLFSYGSNAYEVDASRTNAFAYDETVHAGYGVLASTLGSFDVQGGLRLERASSEFDLATTGESFENSYGSFFPSALVAYNLDDSRQLKASYSKRVERPRTQQLNPFGRVEDPLNVFRGNPYLKPEYTHSFEVGFQQSGDLGTIQLTPFYRHTTDAVRRFTTVDDATGVATTTFQNVATTDSYGADFNTSIRRGRVTGFGGFSAFRQVTDASNVGAGVGSDAFGWSARMNATLKITPRLDAQGFLMYRAPMATEQGRVSGRQMFNLALRQKLMGDRASVSLRVVDPFNTMRFRSMTDDERFYQETERRMGARGVFLSFSYNFGQQPRVRPREQPERGGDEEEIP; encoded by the coding sequence TTGAGATATACGGGAACGATTGCACTCATAGTGGCGCTGGGCGCGGGCGGCGAGCTGGCCGCGCAGGGCGGACGGCCGGGCGCACAGGCAGCGCAGGCCGCCGGGCAGATCCGCGGGATCGTGGTGGATGCCGCCACCGGCCAGCCGATCCGCTCCGCTTCCGCCGAAGTGCGCAGCGCCGCCGACTCCTCGCTCGTCAACGGGGCACTTACCGGGGCGGATGGGACGTTTCGCATAGAAGGGGTGCGCCCCGGCCGATACTACCTGCGGGTGACCGCCCTCGGCCACCAGGCGTCCACGCGCCCCGGCATCGCCGTCAGCGCGGAGGCGCCGGTCGCCTCGCTGGGGACGATCCGGCTGGGCACCAGCGCCGTGCAGCTCGAAGGCGTGACCGTCACCGCCGCGCGGCGCGAGGCGGCGCTGGCCCCGGACCGCAACACCTACACGCTGCGCGACATGCCCGCGGCGGCCGGCGGCAATGCCGTCGACGCGCTGCGCAACGTCCCCTCCGTGGAGGTGGACATCGACGGCCGCGTGAGCCTGCGCGGCAACGAGAACGTGGTCGTGCAGATCAACGGCCGCCCGTCGCCGATGCGCGGCGAGCAGCTGGGGGCCTTCCTCGCGCAGCTCCCGGCCAACATGGTGGACCGCGTGGAGGTGATCCCCAACCCGTCCGCCAAGTTCGATCCGGAGGGGATGGCGGGGATCGTGAACGTCGTCCTGCGCCAGAACACGGACCTGGGTACGAGCGGCGGGATCACGGCCGGCGGCGGCACCACGGGTCAGGTGAACCTCTCCGGCAACCTGGGCTACCAGAAGGGGCCGCTGACGCTGTTCGGCAACTACGGCTTCATGCGAGACGACCGGGAGACGACGGGCTTCACCTTCCGCGAGAACCGCTACCTCACGCCGCTGACGTACCTGGAGCAGGACGCGGCTGGGGCTTTCGCGCCGATCTCGCACACGCTCAACACGAGCGCCGAGCTGAAGCTGAGCGCGCGCGACCAGATCCACACCAGCCTGCTGCTGAGCACGCGCAGCGCGGACCGCAACGACGTCAACGAGTACCGGGAGCTCGGCGCATCGCGCGAGCTGCTGGGCCTTCGCGACCGGCGGGCGAACGAGGAGGGGAGCGAGCTGGGGCTGGACTACGTGCTCGGCTACCGCCACACGATCCGCCCGCGCCAGAACGAGTTCGCCACCGAGCTTCGCTTCAACCGCGACAACGAGGACGAGCTCACCCGCTACACCGAGCAGGCGCTGCTGCCGGACGGCACCGCGGCCGACGAGCTCCCCTTCCTGGAGACGCAGGGGAACGACGAGCGCACCCGCAACTGGACGCTCACGGCCGACTACACGCGGCCGCTGGGCGAGCGCGTGCGGCTGGAGACCGGCTACCGCGGCACGATGCGCCGGCTGAACAGCGACTTCACCGCGTCGCTCTTCTCCTACGGGTCGAATGCGTACGAGGTGGACGCGTCGCGCACCAACGCCTTCGCGTACGACGAGACGGTGCACGCCGGCTACGGTGTGCTCGCCTCCACGCTGGGGAGCTTCGACGTGCAGGGAGGGCTGCGCCTGGAGCGTGCCTCCAGCGAGTTCGACCTGGCGACCACCGGCGAATCCTTCGAAAACAGCTACGGGTCCTTCTTCCCGAGCGCGCTCGTCGCCTACAACCTGGACGACTCGCGGCAGCTCAAGGCGAGCTACTCCAAGCGCGTGGAGCGTCCGCGCACGCAGCAGCTCAACCCGTTCGGCCGCGTGGAAGACCCGCTCAACGTCTTCCGCGGCAACCCGTACCTCAAGCCGGAGTACACGCACTCCTTCGAGGTCGGCTTCCAGCAGTCGGGCGACCTGGGCACCATCCAGCTCACCCCGTTCTACCGCCACACGACGGACGCGGTGCGGCGCTTCACCACGGTGGACGATGCCACGGGCGTGGCCACGACCACCTTTCAGAACGTCGCCACGACGGATTCGTACGGCGCCGACTTCAACACGTCGATCCGCCGCGGGCGCGTCACGGGCTTCGGCGGCTTCAGCGCCTTCCGCCAGGTGACCGACGCGAGCAACGTGGGCGCCGGCGTGGGGAGCGATGCCTTCGGTTGGTCCGCGCGGATGAACGCCACGCTCAAGATCACGCCGCGGCTGGACGCGCAGGGCTTCCTGATGTACCGCGCGCCGATGGCCACCGAGCAGGGGCGCGTCTCGGGGCGGCAGATGTTCAACCTGGCCCTTCGCCAGAAGCTGATGGGCGACAGGGCCAGCGTGAGCCTGCGCGTGGTGGACCCGTTCAACACGATGCGCTTCCGCTCGATGACGGACGACGAGCGCTTCTACCAGGAGACGGAGCGCCGGATGGGTGCGCGCGGCGTCTTCCTGAGCTTCAGCTACAACTTCGGCCAGCAGCCGCGCGTCCGTCCGCGCGAGCAGCCGGAGCGCGGGGGCGACGAGGAGGAGATCCCGTAA
- a CDS encoding nucleotidyltransferase domain-containing protein: MPKQPSERPSSLTALFHSPAMARLVVFFATHAGERFHFRDLMRRTQLANASVQRELQNLERMGAVNREEEEGRVYFSARDEHDAWRAWAMLLRSAAAPADVLREALVDAPGVEAAFVYGSTVRGDARADSDVDVFLLFDRDDPHMEVRRQLSDAEFLIGRQLDVVEYTAATAKERVRSGNAFLKRVLAEPKAWLRGDEEAFTRAVMA, encoded by the coding sequence ATGCCGAAGCAGCCCTCAGAACGCCCGTCAAGCCTCACCGCACTTTTCCACTCCCCGGCGATGGCGCGCCTGGTGGTGTTCTTTGCCACACACGCGGGTGAGCGGTTCCACTTTCGGGATCTCATGCGGCGGACGCAGCTGGCTAACGCGTCCGTGCAGCGGGAACTCCAGAACCTCGAACGGATGGGTGCGGTGAACCGGGAAGAGGAGGAGGGGCGCGTTTACTTCTCGGCGAGAGACGAGCACGACGCGTGGCGCGCGTGGGCGATGCTTCTCCGCTCCGCCGCGGCTCCGGCGGATGTGCTCCGGGAGGCGCTGGTGGACGCTCCCGGCGTCGAAGCCGCATTCGTCTACGGGTCCACCGTACGGGGTGACGCGCGGGCGGACAGCGATGTGGACGTGTTCCTGCTCTTCGACCGCGACGATCCCCACATGGAGGTGCGCCGGCAACTGTCCGACGCGGAGTTCCTCATCGGCAGGCAACTGGATGTGGTCGAGTACACCGCGGCGACGGCGAAAGAGCGCGTGCGCTCGGGCAATGCTTTCTTGAAGCGTGTGCTCGCGGAGCCGAAGGCGTGGCTTCGCGGTGATGAAGAAGCCTTTACGCGGGCGGTGATGGCGTGA
- a CDS encoding MarR family winged helix-turn-helix transcriptional regulator — MSSSTLTSPASDIVFPGTAPGVPLRRQVIPLSRRLFQVGMAAAAEALDGEALTALEYGVLAWLRDDPDIDQNALATRLGVDRTTAGMLVSSLEEKGFVDRRTNPADRRARLLRLTPEGEALRARVRPRVAECQARILSVLEPAEQEMLLDLLVRVVTTNEAYMRPGAGRRKPSRKPGS; from the coding sequence GTGTCGTCCTCCACGCTGACCTCTCCCGCTTCCGACATCGTGTTCCCTGGCACCGCGCCGGGAGTACCGCTGCGGCGCCAGGTCATCCCGCTCTCCCGTCGCCTGTTCCAGGTCGGCATGGCCGCGGCGGCAGAAGCGCTGGATGGCGAAGCGCTTACGGCACTGGAATACGGTGTCCTGGCTTGGTTGAGGGACGATCCCGACATCGATCAGAACGCGCTTGCCACACGGCTCGGGGTGGACCGGACCACCGCCGGCATGCTCGTCTCCAGCCTGGAGGAGAAAGGCTTCGTGGACCGGCGCACCAACCCCGCGGACCGGCGGGCGCGCCTGCTGCGGCTCACCCCGGAGGGAGAGGCGTTGCGTGCGCGGGTGCGCCCCCGTGTGGCCGAATGCCAGGCCCGCATCCTCTCCGTGCTGGAGCCGGCCGAGCAGGAGATGTTGCTCGACCTGCTCGTCCGAGTGGTGACGACGAACGAGGCGTACATGCGACCCGGTGCCGGTCGACGGAAGCCGTCGCGGAAGCCGGGCTCCTGA
- a CDS encoding mechanosensitive ion channel domain-containing protein: MQSSRLAPIRSTFDQPLFVVGGSTVTIASVVSFLVLVAMAFLASAVLRRAMQRVYRQRGLDEGVQYALNRLLHYAVIGLGIFFALENLGISVTALAGLGAILAVGIGFGLQNIAQNFVSGLILLLERPVKKGDFVQVGEVRGTVRQIHARATIVTTLDNVDIVVPNGQFITESVTNQTLSDRRVRVRVEVGVAYGSDTDRVRRVLARVAAEDARVLALPPPSVLFLDFGESSLDFVLLVWIPDPLLEPVVTSDLRFAIDAAFRQEEIEIPFPQRDLRIRGGWPGASE, translated from the coding sequence ATGCAGAGCTCCCGCCTCGCGCCGATCCGCTCGACGTTCGACCAGCCCCTTTTCGTCGTGGGAGGCAGCACCGTCACGATCGCCTCCGTCGTCAGCTTCCTGGTGCTGGTGGCGATGGCGTTCCTGGCTTCCGCGGTGCTGCGGCGCGCGATGCAGCGGGTGTACCGCCAGCGCGGGCTGGACGAGGGGGTGCAGTACGCGCTGAACCGCCTCCTGCACTACGCCGTGATCGGGCTGGGCATCTTCTTCGCCCTGGAGAACCTCGGGATCTCGGTGACGGCGCTGGCCGGGCTCGGGGCGATCCTCGCCGTCGGAATCGGCTTCGGGCTCCAGAACATCGCGCAGAACTTCGTCAGCGGGCTCATCCTGCTGCTGGAGCGGCCGGTGAAGAAGGGCGACTTCGTGCAGGTGGGCGAGGTGCGCGGCACCGTGCGCCAGATCCACGCGCGCGCCACCATCGTCACCACGCTGGACAACGTGGACATCGTGGTGCCGAACGGCCAGTTCATCACCGAATCGGTCACCAACCAGACGCTGAGCGACCGGCGGGTGCGGGTGCGCGTGGAGGTGGGCGTGGCGTACGGCAGCGACACGGACCGGGTGCGGCGGGTGCTGGCGCGCGTGGCGGCGGAGGACGCGCGGGTGCTGGCCCTGCCGCCCCCCTCCGTCCTCTTCCTCGACTTCGGTGAGTCGTCGCTCGACTTCGTCCTCCTCGTCTGGATCCCGGACCCGCTGCTGGAGCCCGTCGTCACCAGCGACCTCCGCTTCGCCATCGACGCGGCGTTCCGGCAGGAGGAGATCGAGATCCCCTTTCCCCAGCGCGACCTGCGCATCCGCGGCGGGTGGCCCGGGGCATCGGAGTGA
- a CDS encoding cupin domain-containing protein, with protein sequence MHTSAEHVWTKVSQKDTRGAWSLFESRVPAGFGVPLHLHHEQEEWFWVLQGEFEFEVGGALNRLGPGMSQLAPRQIPHRWRKTTDGDGCMLILVQPSAGMEDFFDQFALLSPEQLQDFGAISQLFAACGMEVVGPPLSATDG encoded by the coding sequence ATGCACACGTCGGCGGAGCACGTCTGGACTAAGGTGTCGCAGAAGGACACCCGTGGAGCATGGTCTCTCTTCGAGAGCCGTGTCCCCGCTGGGTTCGGCGTGCCGCTACACCTGCATCACGAGCAGGAAGAGTGGTTCTGGGTTCTCCAGGGGGAGTTCGAGTTCGAGGTCGGAGGGGCGTTGAACCGTCTGGGCCCCGGGATGAGCCAGCTCGCGCCGCGGCAGATTCCTCACCGTTGGCGCAAAACGACCGACGGCGACGGGTGCATGCTCATTCTCGTCCAGCCGTCAGCCGGGATGGAGGACTTCTTCGATCAGTTTGCCCTCCTCTCGCCAGAGCAATTGCAGGACTTCGGCGCCATCAGCCAGCTGTTCGCCGCGTGCGGAATGGAGGTGGTCGGCCCCCCGTTGTCGGCAACGGACGGCTGA